The following are encoded together in the Juglans microcarpa x Juglans regia isolate MS1-56 chromosome 2D, Jm3101_v1.0, whole genome shotgun sequence genome:
- the LOC121248140 gene encoding uncharacterized oxidoreductase At4g09670-like, translating into MAENPVRFGIIGCADIAKKVARAIDLAPNAVLRAISSRSIEKARNFAGTNGLPEAVNIYDSYDQVLDDPCVDAVYIPLPTSLHVHWAVLAARKKKHLLLEKPTALDVAELDRILEACESNGVQFMDGSMWLHHPRTAKMKELLCNFGPLDFIHSQSTTSATSEFLESNIRVQPDLDSLGALGDLAWYCIEAILWAKDYQLPSTVTALPVVIRNSAGVILSCTASLHWDQPDRTVAMIHCSFLSHSSMDLAISASKGSLHVKDFIIPFREHSASFDFTLGAKFADLHIGWNVKPKELHAASQLPQEALMVQELARLVKGIRESDAQPESKWPEISRKTQLVVDAIKKSIDLGYIPVNL; encoded by the exons ATGGCCGAAAATCCGGTACGTTTCGGTATCATCGGATGTGCCGATATAGCTAAGAAAGTGGCTAGAGCTATAGATTTAGCACCCAACGCTGTCCTCCGCGCCATCTCTAGCCGTTCGATCGAAAAGGCAAGGAATTTCGCTGGTACAAATGGGTTACCTGAGGCCGTGAATATCTATGACAGCTACGATCAGGTTCTCGACGACCCGTGCGTAGACGCCGTCTACATTCCTCTGCCCACTAGCCTTCACGTACACTGGGCCGTCCTGGCTGCACGTAAGAAGAAGCATTTGCTTTTGGAAAAACCGACGGCTCTTGATGTGGCAGAGCTTGATCGGATATTGGAAGCTTGCGAATCTAACGGTGTACAGTTCATGGATGGGAGCATGTGGCTGCATCACCCTAGGACTGCCAAGATGAAGGAGTTGCTCTGTAACTTCGGACCGCTTGACTTT ATCCACAGCCAATCAACAACCTCAGCAACCTCAGAGTTTTTAGAGAGCAACATACGAGTACAGCCAGACCTAGACAGCCTCGGTGCACTTGGGGACTTGGCCTGGTACTGCATTGAAGCCATCTTGTGGGCTAAGGACTACCAACTGCCTAGTACGGTAACTGCTCTTCCTGTTGTCATTCGGAACTCTGCCGGAGTCATCTTGTCATGCACTGCCTCCCTTCACTGGGATCAACCAGACAGGACAGTTGCAATGATTCACTGCTCGTTCCTGTCCCACTCGTCCATGGATTTGGCCATATCTGCTTCCAAGGGATCTTTGCACGTCAAGGACTTCATAATCCCGTTTCGGGAGCATTCCGCTTCTTTTGATTTCACGCTGGGTGCTAAGTTTGCCGATCTCCACATTGGGTGGAATGTAAAACCTAAGGAACTTCACGCGGCTTCTCAGCTTCCTCAAGAGGCTTTGATGGTTCAAGAGCTAGCAAGGCTTGTCAAGGGCATTAGGGAATCCGATGCGCAACCGGAAAGCAAATGGCCTGAGATTAGTAGAAAGACACAGTTAGTTGTGGATGCAATCAAGAAATCCATAGATCTTGGCTACATTCCTGTTAATTTGTAA